The DNA region atggtgagaaaagtaacgagaatgttgaatcggggtataatacgacctatgcttcaaACGACGATTGCACAGATACATATGATTATGATCGAGTCGAAGAGATTGCAGAAGCGCTTGAAGAAGATCTTAAGGACTGTCCCAAAATGTTCGAGAGGttggtaagcgatgcagagaaaccgttgtatAATGGTTGTACaaaattcacaagattgtctgcgtTATAATTATAGCCTATGTCATTCAAGAAAATTTAATTATAGCCTATGTCATTTTAtattattcaatatatatatatgGATTATTGATTATggatttttatatttttcatttcatttttatattttttctttattacaggttAAATGGCTAGTGATCAAGAAAACTCACAAGATGCAAATGCTCCTGATGATACTTCAGAAAAAGAAATTACACGAGGCATCACTATTATGAAGAGTATCATTCATGATAGAGATAAAGCAGTAACATATAATGTAAATTGGAATGCTGATAACCAACTAATTGGGTCTAATGCTGCAAAGTTGGCAAGCTACATTGGTACACTTGTTCGTATGCACATTCCAATCACTGCTACAAGATGGAGTAATAAAGAGTTGGGTAGCGCTAAAGATAAGATTTGGACTGAGATACTGGTACAATATATGATTGTTTATATTTTCTTTATATTGACGATAATGTGTTTAAATTACTTATACTAACACACTCTATTCCAATATTTTTTCGTAGAGGTCTTTTAACATTGAAGATACAACTATCCGAAAAAAGTATATActtcaattggccggaaaaagacaCAGAGGGTGGAGAACGTTTTTAACAAACAAGTATCTTAAGGACAAAGAAAAAAAATTTGTTGAATATGATCCGGAATATCCAGTGAAGTATGCGATCTTCATTACAGAAGAAGAATGGGTTGCTTTTGTAGCCCAAAGAAGAGACGAAAATTTCAAGAAAGTGAGTGCCACAAATCGCGAGAGAGCGTCAAATCCCACgtatgcatacaaaaaagggcgtTTGGGATATGCACGCTTAGAGGAAAAAATTATAAGTATACAAAAATGCTACGATCTTATTAATTGTCTCAatgtgttataattgattatCTTATTATTTGTGTCAATGCGTAGTTAGACGAGAcgaaaagtgacgcaacatcaCTTCCGCCACATGTTTTGTGGAAAGAAGCTCGTGTGGGAAAGGATGGAACTGTTAGGGATGACGTTCAACATATTTATGATGAATGTGTAAGTAGAACATTGTGTCtttaattaaatcaaaagtttaataatatataattaatttttttatctCCACTAATAATTTCCGATATGTAAATGAATTTCAGGAGACCCTATCTCAATCGATAAGCACAGCTGAGGACCAGGAGAACAGGAGCGTACTTAGTAGAGcactaaatgttcctgagtatcCCGGTCGGGTGAGGGGTAAAGGGCATGGTTGTACTCCAACTTCCTTGTATAAGAATCCAAGGAGAAGAAATCCTagcaatcaagaagtgatggAGACGTTGCAGGCATTACAAGCGCAAGTTCTTCAATTGCAAAAGGATAATGAGAGATATAGGTGTATGGAAAAGTGCAGTTCACAGTTGAAAGAAACTAGTGAGAAAGCCAGTATCAATTGTCAAAAtaaatttcccgaggtaattatatatgttattttgaaattaaaatagcacatttatgttaattgaaatatatacacattaaaagtaacatatttattattggtttagggcatttcatCTTGTCAGCTATACTTATCGTCACCGACTTATCGCctagttggcaagggaaaagtgcacaacacttcggaAGATTTACTTCACCATAGACCGCTCCCGGATGGACACCTTAAAGTATCGGTTGATGTTGTATTAGATAAGGATGTGTTGCTACCGATACCTGACATTGTTTCAGAGACAACATTCCTGCGAGATGCAATAGGATCATTTGTTGCATGGCCCTTGGATCTCATTTTCATTGATGATGAGGTATGTTGAATTCAAAAACCACTATGAATCTTTTAGTATTCAAATGTCAATTCTGAACCGTTaagttaattttttttacatGGTAATTTTAGACGCCTACAAAACCCGCATCTAAGGATAAAGGGATTTCGCGGCACAACGAgtctgttgcatcacaaaaagaGGTATATTGAAAGTGTTAATTATATGATCCGAATCAAAAAATGCATGATTTTATAATTTACCTATGTTATATGATTTATAGGTATTTGCTCAAGGGTCACAACAACTGAGCCAGAAAATTGGTAGTCGACAGAAAAACAAAAGGGATCTTCCAGTGACTTCTTTGCCAAAAAAAGGTGCTTTTGTGCCTCGATACCAGATATCTCTTGAAACACTTGTTGACTCATCAGATATGGCAACAGCTGGTGCTATTCGCTTACTGGATATGGAGGAAGATATCTTTGGTTATTCATGCACTGAAACAATCGGAAAAGAAGATCTGGAACATATTTTTCGGCATCAAGAATTAGGCGTCGGTGTTATACACACATACATCCGGTAATCCGATCtatatattatttaattacttgaacaatttatttacacatttcaataaaaatagtctaatgtttattatgtttttattgaAGGTTCTTGTATGACAATTTCATGCGCGGGAATGATCAATTGTCAAACAGATTCCGTTTCGTGTCTTCCTCCCTGGTCAACAAAGCATTAATTTGTAGGGAACCGGATTCATGTAGAGAGTACTTAGTCAAGAGATTCATGGCCAGCAGTACAAACAACTTATATCTTTGGCCGTATAATTCAGGGTTAGATTTTAATTCTAAGTTTATTCTAATCTTTAATTGTTTCTTTTACGTAAAAAATTTCCAtataaacttttgttttaatttatagGTGTCACTGGTTGTTGCTTGCTATTGATCCTTTAAAAGAAGTGGTATATTTTCTGAATTCGATAGATGGTGAATGGACAAATTATCCGGATATGAAGCAATTAGTTGATACGTAAGTGAGACTGTTCTAAATATTCGTGTATATTTATGTGAGATTGTTCtaaatatatgtttttattttgttagatCAATAAAAGTGTTCCGATCTCAAAGACAAGCTCGAGTACCACGTACTAAATCCAGCAACATTACGTGGATAAAAGTGCAGGTACTTTAATTTTCACaattttgcttataatagtgatgctacttgataagaaaagataactatacattcttatttatttttctatgtaGTGTCCTCTACAGCGCAACGGTATCGATTGCGGATACTTTGTAATGAGGTTTATGAGGGAAATCATTAATATGAATCAAATAGAGATTCCAATCACGGTATGGATTTATAACTTAGgatttgttttaatatttatcgaatatttcatattatttattacttttaactaaatcatgcatattatgttttgttatgtagtactttgatgaatacaagtgtgctcattacacgagactgcagttggaacaaatcaaggaggaattgtgtcaatattttattgagaaaagattaattatataatggtttcaaaataacatgaatactttgatgaagaatggtttctggttggcaagtgtatagttctttatatttttaacagattagttatgactccaaataggccgtataacatattagttttgacttgtgtatagttctttataattttagtgatatctttaatttcatggatagattaatgtgttcattcttgtgttggtttgctttaaaaaattacaaatgcttgaattatgactccaaatgtgttcagtgcctatctatccttgtgttggtttgcttgaattatgactccaaatgtgttcattcttgtgttggtttgcttgtgttggtttaaaaaattacaaatgcttgaattatgactccaaatgcttgaattagagaggcttgatttacaggtttatgggattattcccaaaaaatattacaggttgaaatggtaggcttaaactgaaggcagcgttttgttattttactagaggaaaagacagcgctttttagtaaaaagcgctgctaaaggttgtcaatagagagcgctttttactaaaaagcgctgctaaaggttgtcaatagagagcgctttttagtaaaaagcgctgctataggttgtcaatagagagcgctttttactaaaaagcgctgctataggttgtcaatagagagcgctttttagtaaaaagcgctgctataggtggtatatagacaacctttaagaGCGTTTTTTACtcaaaagcgctgctaaaggttgtcaatagagagcgctttttagtaaaaagcgctcttaaaggttgtctatataccacctttagcagcgctttttactaaaaagcgctctctattgacaacctttagcagcgctttttagtaaacaaaaagcgctgctaaaacctatagcagcgccacctacggcagcgcttttaagcgcttttaaaggccaaaaaaagcgctctCATAGGTCTTTTTTGGCGTAGTGCGTACAACTAACGTATTATGCACCTCATATCAAATTGGAAGCAATCTTCTATTAGGGTTGGCCAATTGTATCCATGATTATGGGTTAACAACTTCATGGAAATCTCCTTATGGGATATGCAAACTATTTCACAAACATCTCCCATGATTTTGAGAAATTTTGTCTTTCCCACACACT from Lathyrus oleraceus cultivar Zhongwan6 chromosome 1, CAAS_Psat_ZW6_1.0, whole genome shotgun sequence includes:
- the LOC127104454 gene encoding uncharacterized protein LOC127104454, translating into MNLLTPTKPASKDKGISRHNESVASQKEVFAQGSQQLSQKIGSRQKNKRDLPVTSLPKKGAFVPRYQISLETLVDSSDMATAGAIRLLDMEEDIFGYSCTETIGKEDLEHIFRHQELGVGVIHTYIRFLYDNFMRGNDQLSNRFRFVSSSLVNKALICREPDSCREYLVKRFMASSTNNLYLWPYNSGCHWLLLAIDPLKEVVYFLNSIDGEWTNYPDMKQLVDT